The following proteins are co-located in the Limibacillus sp. genome:
- a CDS encoding dihydroxyacetone kinase subunit L, protein VAPWAWPGCLPVGEVAVLGLPDGLTPIKPIPSKNDEMGTFIWRCCRILIEAEADLNALDAKSGDGDTGSTLATASRALIDALDSLPLADQTQLCRAVGFELNQTMGGSSGVLLAIFFVAAGDALASGQDTIGALKAGLDRIQQVGGARPGDRTMIDALAPALDALPKGLEAAARAAREGADATAGITRARAGRASYLAAESLVGHNHPGAEAVARLFEKLAAADDLAEQEA, encoded by the coding sequence GGTGGCGCCCTGGGCCTGGCCCGGTTGCCTTCCCGTGGGCGAGGTCGCGGTGCTCGGACTTCCCGATGGGCTGACGCCGATCAAGCCGATCCCCTCCAAGAACGACGAGATGGGCACCTTCATCTGGCGCTGTTGCCGCATCCTCATCGAGGCGGAGGCCGACCTGAACGCGCTCGACGCGAAGTCGGGCGACGGCGATACCGGAAGCACGCTCGCCACGGCGTCGCGCGCCTTGATCGACGCCCTGGACAGTCTGCCGCTGGCCGATCAGACCCAGCTCTGCCGGGCGGTCGGCTTTGAGTTGAACCAGACCATGGGCGGGTCGTCCGGCGTTCTGCTGGCGATCTTCTTCGTCGCCGCCGGTGACGCCCTTGCCAGCGGACAGGACACCATCGGCGCCCTGAAGGCGGGTCTTGACCGGATCCAGCAGGTCGGCGGCGCCCGTCCCGGCGACCGCACCATGATCGACGCGCTGGCCCCGGCCCTGGATGCGCTTCCCAAGGGCCTGGAGGCCGCGGCCAGGGCCGCGCGCGAAGGCGCCGATGCGACCGCCGGGATCACACGTGCCCGCGCAGGCCGCGCAAGCTACCTCGCCGCGGAAAGCCTCGTCGGCCATAACCACCCGGGCGCGGAGGCCGTGGCGCGGCTCTTCGAGAAGCTTGCGGCGGCCGACGACCTCGCCGAACAGGAAGCCTGA